The following coding sequences lie in one Mycobacterium sp. 050128 genomic window:
- a CDS encoding low molecular weight protein-tyrosine-phosphatase: MSEALHVTFVCSGNICRSPMAEKMFADQLRQRGLADAVRVTSAGTGNWHVGSGADERAAKVLRAHGYSTAHRAAQVDDDHLGADLVVALGRNHLRMLQQLGVENDRIRMLRSFDPRSGVHALDVEDPYYGDHADFEEVLAVIEAALPGLHDWVDEQLAQNGHG, translated from the coding sequence GTGTCTGAGGCATTGCACGTCACTTTCGTCTGCAGCGGCAACATCTGCCGCTCGCCGATGGCCGAGAAGATGTTCGCCGATCAGCTGCGGCAGCGCGGTCTCGCCGACGCGGTGCGGGTGACCAGCGCGGGTACCGGAAACTGGCACGTCGGCAGTGGCGCCGACGAGCGGGCGGCCAAGGTGCTGCGGGCCCACGGGTACTCCACCGCTCACCGCGCCGCGCAGGTCGACGACGACCACCTGGGTGCCGACCTGGTGGTGGCCTTGGGCCGCAACCATCTTCGGATGCTGCAGCAGCTCGGTGTCGAGAACGACCGGATCAGGATGCTGCGCTCGTTCGACCCGCGATCGGGCGTCCATGCCCTCGACGTCGAGGATCCCTACTACGGCGACCACGCGGACTTCGAAGAGGTGTTGGCCGTCATCGAGGCCGCATTACCCGGCCTACACGACTGGGTCGACGAACAGCTAGCGCAAAACGGGCACGGTTGA
- a CDS encoding HAD-IA family hydrolase — MTGAVSADGQAPQLVIFDLDGTLTDSAAGIVASFTHALEHVGAKVPEGDLVAQIVGPPMDETFQLMLGEDADAAFTAFRAEYGARGWSNNSLFEGIEPLLADLRAAGVRLAVATSKLEPTARRVLAHFALDHHFEVIAGACPDGTRRNKEEVLAHALTQLQPLPERVLMVGDRSHDVDGAAAHGIDTVVVGWGYGKADFADGYAVTGVTHAATISDLRRALGV; from the coding sequence GTGACAGGTGCAGTTTCGGCCGATGGCCAGGCCCCCCAGTTGGTGATCTTCGATCTCGACGGCACCCTGACCGATTCCGCGGCGGGGATCGTCGCCAGCTTCACCCATGCACTCGAGCACGTCGGCGCCAAGGTGCCCGAGGGTGACCTGGTGGCCCAGATCGTCGGCCCGCCGATGGACGAAACGTTCCAGCTGATGCTCGGCGAGGACGCCGACGCGGCGTTCACGGCGTTCCGGGCCGAATACGGCGCCCGGGGCTGGTCGAACAACAGCCTGTTCGAGGGGATCGAGCCGCTGCTGGCCGATCTGCGCGCAGCCGGCGTGCGGCTGGCGGTGGCCACCTCCAAGCTGGAGCCGACAGCACGCCGCGTCCTTGCCCACTTCGCGCTCGATCACCATTTCGAGGTCATCGCGGGCGCGTGCCCGGACGGCACGCGCCGTAATAAGGAAGAGGTGCTGGCCCATGCGCTCACTCAGCTGCAGCCGCTGCCCGAGCGCGTGCTGATGGTCGGTGATCGCAGCCACGACGTCGACGGGGCGGCCGCACACGGCATCGACACGGTCGTGGTCGGCTGGGGCTATGGCAAGGCCGACTTCGCCGACGGCTACGCCGTAACCGGAGTTACCCACGCGGCGACGATCTCCGATCTGCGGAGGGCGCTGGGTGTCTGA
- the cobC gene encoding Rv2231c family pyridoxal phosphate-dependent protein CobC translates to MASPDPSPLAMARYHGDQAATPGMLDFAVNVRPAQPPHWLIERLAARLPDLGRYPGIEDLRRAQDAVARRHGRARDEVLPLAGGAEGFALLPNLRPVRAALIAPSFTEPAVALGAAGVPVHHVVLDPPFGLDAALEASDVPDDADLVVVGNPTNPTGVLHRREQLLALRRPGRILVVDEAFADSIPGEPESLAADSLADVLVLRSLTKTWALAGLRVGYALGAPEVLARLTARRAHWPVGTLQLAAIDACCAADAVADAQADAARLAPLRTEMVAALTAVGAEVVGGRAPFVLFRVPDAVNVRNKLHDKGIAVRRCDTFVGLDESYLRVAVRREWPLLVQAISAALPVSNSGRQR, encoded by the coding sequence ATGGCGAGTCCAGACCCGAGCCCGCTTGCGATGGCGCGCTATCACGGTGATCAGGCCGCCACGCCGGGCATGCTCGATTTCGCCGTCAACGTCCGTCCTGCGCAGCCACCGCACTGGCTGATCGAGCGGCTGGCCGCGCGGCTGCCCGATCTGGGGCGCTACCCCGGCATCGAGGACCTGCGCCGGGCGCAAGACGCGGTCGCGCGTCGGCACGGCCGGGCCCGCGACGAGGTGCTGCCGCTGGCCGGGGGCGCCGAAGGGTTCGCGTTGCTGCCCAACCTGCGGCCGGTCCGGGCGGCGCTGATCGCGCCCTCGTTCACCGAGCCGGCCGTCGCGCTGGGCGCGGCCGGCGTGCCGGTGCACCACGTCGTCCTCGACCCGCCGTTCGGCCTTGACGCAGCGTTGGAGGCTTCAGATGTGCCCGATGACGCCGACCTCGTCGTGGTGGGCAATCCGACCAACCCGACCGGGGTGCTGCACCGCCGCGAGCAGCTGCTGGCGCTGCGGCGGCCCGGACGAATCCTGGTGGTCGACGAGGCGTTCGCGGATTCGATTCCCGGCGAGCCGGAATCACTGGCCGCCGACTCGCTGGCCGACGTCCTGGTGCTGCGCAGTCTGACCAAGACCTGGGCGCTGGCCGGATTGCGGGTGGGCTATGCGCTGGGCGCCCCAGAGGTGTTGGCGCGGTTGACCGCCCGGCGCGCGCACTGGCCGGTGGGCACGCTGCAACTGGCGGCCATCGACGCCTGCTGTGCCGCGGATGCGGTTGCCGATGCGCAAGCCGACGCCGCGCGGCTGGCGCCCTTGCGCACCGAGATGGTGGCCGCTCTGACGGCGGTGGGCGCCGAGGTGGTCGGTGGCCGGGCCCCGTTTGTGCTGTTCCGCGTCCCCGATGCTGTCAACGTGCGGAACAAACTGCACGACAAGGGGATTGCCGTGCGCCGCTGTGACACGTTCGTCGGCTTGGACGAGAGCTATCTGCGGGTCGCCGTGCGCCGGGAGTGGCCGCTGCTGGTCCAGGCGATCTCGGCGGCCCTGCCCGTCTCGAACAGTGGGAGGCAACGGTGA
- a CDS encoding Nif3-like dinuclear metal center hexameric protein has translation MSARLSDVIEVLDEVYPPRLAQSWDSVGLVCGDPGDVLDSVTIAVDATPAVVDEVPEGGLLLAHHPLLLRGVDTVAANTPKGALVHRLIRSGRSLFTAHTNADSASPGVSDALAHALGLTVEAVLEPLSEPADLDKWVIYVPRANAEAVQAAVFEAGAGHIGDYSHCSWSVSGIGQFLPHDGATPAVGSVGTLERVDEDRFEVIAPARARAAVLAAMRAAHPYEEPAFDILALVPAPGAAGLGRIGTLAQPESLRAFVSRIGAALPKTSWGVRAAGDPDSVVSRVAVCGGAGDSLLGLVARADVQAYVTADLRHHPADEHRRASEVALIDVAHWASEFPWCAQAAEVLRSRFGADFPVHVSATRTDPWNLGHGTCGDNS, from the coding sequence GTGAGCGCACGGCTATCCGACGTGATCGAGGTATTGGACGAGGTCTACCCGCCCCGGCTTGCCCAATCATGGGACTCGGTTGGCCTGGTGTGCGGCGACCCCGGCGACGTGCTGGATTCGGTGACGATCGCCGTCGATGCCACACCGGCGGTCGTCGACGAAGTCCCCGAGGGGGGCCTGCTGCTGGCTCATCACCCGCTGCTGTTGCGCGGGGTCGACACGGTCGCGGCCAACACGCCCAAGGGCGCGCTGGTGCACCGGCTGATCCGAAGCGGGCGTTCGCTGTTCACCGCGCACACCAACGCCGACTCGGCATCGCCCGGTGTCTCCGACGCGCTCGCACACGCTCTTGGTCTCACCGTCGAAGCTGTGCTCGAACCGCTGTCGGAGCCGGCCGATCTCGATAAGTGGGTGATCTATGTGCCGCGCGCGAACGCAGAAGCGGTGCAGGCGGCCGTGTTCGAGGCCGGCGCCGGCCATATCGGCGACTACTCGCACTGCAGCTGGAGCGTCAGCGGTATCGGGCAATTCCTGCCGCATGACGGCGCCACACCCGCGGTGGGCAGCGTCGGGACCCTCGAGCGGGTGGACGAAGACCGGTTCGAGGTCATCGCACCCGCGCGGGCCCGAGCGGCCGTGCTGGCCGCGATGCGCGCCGCCCACCCCTACGAGGAGCCCGCGTTCGACATCCTCGCCTTGGTGCCTGCGCCGGGCGCGGCCGGATTGGGCCGCATCGGCACGCTGGCCCAACCCGAATCGTTGCGCGCCTTCGTATCCCGCATCGGTGCTGCGTTGCCGAAGACGTCCTGGGGCGTGCGCGCCGCCGGCGACCCCGACAGCGTCGTGTCGCGGGTCGCGGTGTGCGGCGGCGCCGGAGATTCGTTGCTGGGCCTTGTTGCCCGCGCCGACGTACAGGCCTATGTGACCGCCGACCTGCGCCACCATCCGGCCGACGAGCATCGCCGGGCTTCGGAGGTGGCGCTGATCGACGTCGCGCATTGGGCCAGCGAATTCCCCTGGTGCGCACAAGCCGCCGAGGTACTGCGC